A region of Caballeronia insecticola DNA encodes the following proteins:
- a CDS encoding ATPase domain-containing protein — protein sequence MLDTTDTNTAIQPGRIPTGVDGIDDILSGGLTPHRMYLIEGAPGAGKTTLALQFLLKGAEIGEPGLYVTLSETKAELVAVAQSHGWDTGRFTIIELLSDEGLDPRYEQTVLHPAEVELGETVRDVIAKVDELRPTRLVFDSLSELRMLSQNSLRYRRQILALKRYFATRACTVMLLDDNTSEPGDLQLHSIAHGVISLDNLVHDYGGERRRLRIAKMRGIRFREGFHDMTLKTGGIEVYPRLIAAEHHTDYSANPLSTGTEGLDALLGGGLVPGTNALIVGPSGVGKTTTVASCLLAALRRGEACVYYLFDETRPTLLRRSINLGIDLRPYLENGLLTLRQIDPAEISPGEFASDVRKSVEQDGARFVAIDSLNAYLQAMPGERYLLLQMHELLTYLNQRGVITMLVLGQHGIIGEVQSDIDISYLSDVVVLFRYFERAGEVLTAITAVKSRSNGHERSIRQFRLGSGGLNVGEALRDFEGILSGLPSYRGDTAMLPGTGGEPASPAG from the coding sequence ATGCTCGACACGACCGACACGAACACCGCGATCCAGCCCGGCCGTATACCGACCGGTGTCGATGGCATCGACGACATTCTGAGCGGTGGGCTCACGCCTCATCGCATGTACCTGATCGAGGGCGCACCGGGCGCCGGTAAAACGACCCTCGCCTTGCAGTTCTTACTCAAAGGCGCGGAGATTGGCGAGCCCGGGCTCTATGTGACCTTGTCGGAGACGAAGGCGGAACTCGTCGCGGTGGCGCAGAGCCACGGCTGGGATACCGGACGTTTCACGATCATCGAGCTGCTGTCGGACGAAGGGCTCGACCCGCGCTACGAGCAGACCGTGCTGCATCCGGCCGAAGTCGAGCTGGGCGAAACCGTGCGCGACGTGATCGCGAAAGTCGATGAGCTGAGACCCACTCGCCTTGTGTTCGACAGCCTGTCCGAGCTGCGCATGCTGTCGCAGAACTCGCTGCGCTATCGCCGTCAGATTCTTGCGCTGAAGCGTTATTTCGCGACGCGCGCCTGCACGGTGATGCTGCTCGACGACAACACGTCTGAGCCCGGCGACCTGCAACTGCACAGCATCGCGCATGGCGTCATCAGCCTCGACAATCTCGTGCACGACTACGGCGGCGAGCGCCGCCGCCTGCGCATTGCGAAGATGCGCGGCATCCGCTTTCGCGAAGGCTTTCACGACATGACGCTCAAGACGGGCGGCATCGAGGTTTATCCGCGGCTCATCGCGGCCGAGCATCACACCGACTATTCGGCGAACCCGCTCTCCACGGGCACCGAAGGTCTGGATGCGCTGCTGGGTGGCGGACTCGTGCCGGGGACCAATGCGCTGATTGTCGGACCTTCGGGCGTCGGCAAGACGACGACGGTCGCATCATGCTTGCTCGCCGCGCTCCGACGCGGCGAAGCCTGCGTCTACTATTTGTTCGACGAGACGCGGCCCACGCTCCTGCGCCGCTCGATCAATCTGGGCATCGATCTCAGGCCGTACCTCGAAAACGGCCTGCTGACGCTGCGCCAGATCGATCCCGCGGAAATCTCGCCCGGCGAATTCGCGAGCGACGTGCGCAAGAGCGTCGAGCAGGACGGCGCGCGCTTCGTCGCCATCGACAGTCTGAACGCCTACTTGCAGGCGATGCCGGGCGAACGCTATCTGCTCTTGCAGATGCACGAACTGCTCACGTATCTGAACCAGCGCGGCGTCATCACGATGCTGGTGCTCGGGCAGCACGGCATTATCGGCGAGGTGCAGAGCGATATCGACATCAGCTATCTCAGCGACGTGGTCGTGCTGTTCCGCTATTTCGAGCGCGCGGGCGAAGTGCTCACGGCCATCACCGCCGTCAAGAGCCGTTCGAACGGACATGAACGCTCGATTCGCCAGTTCCGGCTCGGCAGCGGCGGCCTGAATGTCGGCGAGGCGCTGCGCGATTTCGAAGGCATCCTGAGCGGCCTGCCCAGCTACCGGGGCGACACCGCGATGCTTCCCGGCACCGGGGGCGAGCCCGCATCGCCCGCCGGCTGA